One segment of Streptomyces sp. YIM 121038 DNA contains the following:
- a CDS encoding LuxR family transcriptional regulator — translation MELYGRDRERAVVDGLLDGARKQRGGVLVVRGEAGIGKTALLDHAAEHATDLRVLRGLGIESESELAFAGLHLLLGAHADRLDALPAPQARALRAAFGLDADFPGGGAADRFLVGLAVLSLLGEIAEERPLAVLVDDAQWLDQASVEALLFAARRLGSDPVALVFAVRDGHPFPASGLAELRLAGLDEETGARLLHQHADGLPAHVRGLVLREARGNPLALLELPAALSAAQRSGDLHADFFHLGSRPVSERVERTFLDRARALPPRAQDLLVVAAAEPTGDLGAVLAAGRALDASLDDLAAAEASRLISVADGRLRFTHPLSRSAVYRAAPLSLRTVVHRALAGATTADRRAWHRAAAATGPDESVAADLEHTAQAARRRGGHQAEAAAYERAAALSPTDERRARRLVAAAEAVENAGEQQRAAGLADRAAAHPHDPLTRARLARIRATAANARGDQRAAHALLVEAAAEVGPHDARAAAYMFLDAMSAAWALNDPGMIARTSAGLTALRPSLSGPHAEPGAARLITAVDGLATVALGDPARGLPAARLLVEAPGDAAGAPGPASAPGLWERASTHWWHQLIGDLGAAYERARALERDCRAGDAIGLMPAALFHLARAQLLMGRLRDATASAAEGARIAEDTAQGLFAGNLRGVLAHIAAAEGDEDRCRALTRELAAQGLPIAGAWSSGALALLDLGHGRHDEALHRLEDLWAGPHGHSGFALYALPDLVESAVRVGRPERARAAAAAFAKWADATGQPWARAVALRCRALLATVGVTGAVAGAAATGAVAGEGATGADGAAEAAAQGDPADALFAEAVRVHLHDQRPFERARTELLYGEWLRRRLRRSDARPRLRAALELFDAVGAPLWAERARAELRATGETTPVRDREPGLLDRLTPQELQIVRLAATGLSNRDIAAQLFLSPRTVGYHLYKAYPKLGVASRGELARMDLGE, via the coding sequence ATGGAGCTGTACGGGCGGGACCGGGAGCGGGCCGTCGTCGACGGGCTGCTCGACGGGGCGAGGAAACAGCGGGGCGGGGTGCTCGTCGTGCGCGGCGAGGCCGGGATCGGCAAGACGGCCCTGCTGGACCACGCCGCCGAGCACGCCACGGACCTGCGGGTGCTGCGCGGGCTCGGCATCGAGTCGGAGTCGGAGCTGGCCTTCGCGGGCCTGCACCTGCTGCTCGGGGCCCACGCCGACCGGCTCGACGCGCTGCCCGCGCCGCAGGCGCGGGCACTGCGCGCGGCGTTCGGCCTGGACGCCGACTTCCCGGGCGGCGGCGCCGCCGACCGCTTCCTCGTGGGGCTCGCGGTCCTGTCCCTGCTCGGCGAGATCGCCGAGGAGCGGCCCCTGGCCGTGCTCGTCGACGACGCGCAGTGGCTGGACCAGGCGTCCGTGGAAGCCCTGCTCTTCGCCGCGCGGCGGCTCGGCTCCGACCCCGTGGCGCTGGTCTTCGCGGTCCGCGACGGGCATCCGTTCCCCGCGTCGGGCCTCGCCGAACTACGGCTCGCCGGGCTCGACGAGGAGACCGGCGCGCGCCTGCTCCACCAGCACGCCGACGGGCTCCCCGCGCACGTGCGCGGCCTGGTCCTCCGGGAGGCGCGCGGCAATCCGCTGGCCCTGCTCGAACTGCCCGCCGCGCTGAGCGCCGCGCAGCGCTCCGGCGATCTGCACGCCGACTTCTTCCACCTGGGCTCCCGGCCGGTGTCCGAACGCGTCGAGCGCACCTTCCTCGACCGGGCGCGGGCCCTGCCGCCCCGGGCCCAGGACCTGCTCGTGGTCGCCGCCGCCGAGCCCACCGGCGACCTGGGCGCCGTCCTGGCGGCGGGGCGGGCCCTGGACGCCTCGCTCGACGACCTGGCCGCCGCCGAGGCGAGCCGGCTGATCTCCGTGGCCGACGGGCGGCTGCGCTTCACGCACCCGCTGAGCCGTTCCGCGGTGTACCGCGCCGCGCCCCTGTCCCTGCGCACGGTCGTGCACCGCGCCCTCGCCGGGGCCACCACCGCCGACCGCCGCGCCTGGCACCGGGCGGCGGCCGCGACCGGCCCCGACGAGAGCGTCGCCGCCGACCTGGAGCACACCGCTCAGGCCGCACGCCGCCGCGGCGGGCACCAGGCCGAGGCCGCCGCGTACGAACGTGCCGCCGCGCTCTCGCCGACCGACGAGCGGCGCGCCCGGCGGCTCGTGGCCGCGGCCGAGGCCGTGGAGAACGCGGGCGAGCAGCAGCGCGCCGCGGGGCTCGCGGACCGGGCCGCCGCGCACCCGCACGACCCGCTCACCCGGGCCCGGCTCGCCCGCATCCGCGCCACGGCCGCGAACGCGCGCGGCGACCAGCGCGCCGCGCACGCGCTCCTCGTCGAGGCGGCGGCCGAGGTCGGGCCGCACGACGCGCGGGCGGCCGCGTACATGTTCCTGGACGCGATGTCCGCCGCCTGGGCGCTCAACGACCCGGGCATGATCGCGCGGACCTCGGCCGGGCTCACGGCGCTGCGGCCCTCGCTGTCCGGCCCGCACGCCGAGCCCGGGGCCGCACGCCTGATCACCGCCGTCGACGGCCTGGCCACCGTGGCGCTCGGCGACCCGGCCCGGGGGCTGCCCGCAGCGCGCCTCCTCGTCGAGGCGCCCGGCGACGCGGCGGGCGCGCCCGGTCCGGCGAGCGCGCCCGGCCTGTGGGAGCGGGCCAGCACGCACTGGTGGCACCAGCTCATCGGCGACCTGGGCGCCGCGTACGAGCGGGCCCGCGCGCTGGAGCGGGACTGCCGGGCCGGGGACGCGATCGGCCTCATGCCCGCCGCGCTGTTCCACCTCGCGCGGGCGCAGCTGCTCATGGGCCGCCTCCGGGACGCCACGGCGTCCGCCGCCGAGGGCGCGCGGATCGCGGAGGACACCGCGCAGGGCCTGTTCGCGGGGAATCTGCGCGGCGTGCTCGCGCACATCGCCGCGGCCGAGGGTGACGAGGACCGCTGCCGGGCGCTCACCAGGGAGCTCGCCGCGCAGGGCCTGCCCATCGCGGGCGCCTGGTCGAGCGGCGCGCTCGCCCTGCTCGACCTCGGCCACGGCCGCCACGACGAGGCGCTGCACCGCCTGGAGGACCTGTGGGCCGGGCCGCACGGGCACTCCGGCTTCGCCCTGTACGCCCTGCCCGACCTGGTGGAGAGCGCGGTGCGCGTGGGCAGGCCGGAGCGAGCCCGGGCCGCGGCCGCCGCGTTCGCGAAGTGGGCGGACGCCACCGGGCAGCCCTGGGCGCGGGCCGTCGCGCTGCGCTGCCGCGCGCTGCTCGCCACGGTGGGGGTCACCGGAGCCGTGGCGGGGGCGGCGGCCACCGGGGCCGTGGCGGGCGAGGGGGCCACCGGGGCCGACGGGGCCGCTGAGGCCGCCGCGCAGGGCGACCCCGCCGACGCCCTCTTCGCCGAGGCCGTCCGGGTCCACCTGCACGACCAGCGTCCCTTCGAGCGGGCCCGCACCGAGCTCCTGTACGGGGAGTGGCTGCGGCGCAGGCTGCGCAGGTCCGACGCCCGGCCCCGGCTGCGCGCCGCCCTGGAGCTGTTCGACGCGGTCGGCGCCCCGCTGTGGGCGGAGCGCGCCCGCGCCGAGCTGCGGGCCACCGGCGAGACCACGCCGGTCCGCGACCGCGAGCCGGGCCTGCTCGACCGGCTCACGCCGCAGGAGCTCCAGATCGTGCGGCTCGCGGCGACCGGCCTGAGCAACCGGGACATCGCGGCCCAGCTGTTCCTCAGCCCGCGCACCGTCGGCTACCACCTCTACAAGGCGTATCCGAAGCTGGGCGTCGCCTCACGCGGCGAGCTGGCCCGCATGGACCTGGGGGAGTAG
- a CDS encoding barstar family protein, whose translation MTTGDWAGGDPAAADGATPGAPAGVLGAVRGTGWSTVALELSGVRDKDAFMERCATAFALPEWFGRNWDALADCLTDLSWQPRARGLLVAVTGWQEYARRAPGDWEIAQDVFAAAVGHWRGEDTALEIVLALGPPD comes from the coding sequence GTGACGACGGGTGACTGGGCGGGCGGGGACCCCGCCGCTGCGGACGGCGCGACGCCGGGGGCGCCGGCGGGGGTGCTCGGGGCCGTGCGCGGCACCGGGTGGAGCACCGTCGCCCTCGAGCTGAGCGGCGTCCGGGACAAGGACGCCTTCATGGAGCGGTGCGCCACGGCGTTCGCGCTGCCGGAGTGGTTCGGGCGCAACTGGGACGCGCTCGCCGACTGTCTGACGGACCTGTCGTGGCAGCCGCGCGCGCGAGGGCTCCTCGTGGCCGTCACCGGCTGGCAGGAGTACGCGCGCCGGGCACCGGGCGACTGGGAGATCGCGCAGGACGTCTTCGCCGCGGCGGTCGGGCACTGGCGGGGCGAGGACACGGCACTGGAGATCGTCCTGGCACTGGGGCCGCCGGACTGA
- a CDS encoding ribonuclease domain-containing protein gives MIIRSAGRVLGALLVCLAVLVTGCGTQRDSGTERDGGTASTPAPTPAWARGMATVTADRLPAEARRTLRLIDEGGPFPYAKDGTVFGNFEGRLPREPRGYYHEYTVRTPGERGRGARRLVTGREHETYYTDDHYASFKAVLR, from the coding sequence ATGATCATTCGGTCGGCGGGGCGCGTCCTGGGCGCGTTGCTCGTCTGTCTCGCGGTCCTCGTCACGGGCTGCGGCACACAGCGGGACAGCGGCACGGAGCGGGACGGCGGCACGGCCTCCACACCCGCCCCGACACCCGCCTGGGCGCGCGGCATGGCGACCGTCACGGCCGACCGGCTGCCCGCCGAGGCCCGCAGGACCCTGCGCCTCATCGACGAGGGCGGGCCCTTCCCCTACGCGAAGGACGGCACGGTCTTCGGCAACTTCGAGGGCCGGCTGCCCCGTGAGCCACGCGGCTACTACCACGAGTACACCGTCCGGACGCCGGGGGAGCGCGGCCGGGGCGCCCGGCGCCTCGTCACCGGCCGCGAGCACGAGACGTACTACACGGACGACCACTACGCGTCGTTCAAGGCGGTGCTGAGATGA
- a CDS encoding sugar-binding domain-containing protein, with protein MRMGPAELVQAAAMARRFYLEGKSKIQIAEEFGVSRFKVARVLETALERDLVRIEIRVPAELDAERSDALRARYGLRHAVVVESPSSTDDVDESPDPENLGEVAAGLLGELVAEGDVLGLAWGRSTINMAAALEALPPCTVVQLTGVYDAGTAERGSVEAVRRAAQVSGGDAHPIYAPMLLPDAATAAALRHQTGIARAFEYFDKVTVAAVSIGSWEPGISTVHDMLTDEERAHYASLGVAAEMSAHLFDAEGRRVGRDLGERCITVEADRLRRIPEVVAIAGGQRKAAAIDAVLRSGLVTSLVTDTAAADHLLEKGPSPRPALDRADPDGN; from the coding sequence ATGCGGATGGGACCCGCGGAGCTGGTGCAGGCGGCGGCCATGGCCCGCCGCTTCTATCTCGAGGGCAAGTCCAAGATCCAGATCGCCGAGGAGTTCGGCGTCAGCCGCTTCAAGGTGGCCCGGGTCCTGGAGACCGCTCTCGAACGGGACCTTGTACGGATCGAGATCCGCGTGCCCGCGGAGCTGGACGCCGAGCGCTCGGACGCGCTCCGCGCCCGCTACGGGCTGCGGCACGCCGTCGTCGTCGAGTCGCCGTCCTCCACGGACGACGTCGACGAGTCGCCCGACCCGGAGAACCTCGGCGAGGTCGCGGCGGGACTGCTCGGCGAGCTCGTGGCCGAGGGCGACGTGCTCGGCCTCGCGTGGGGCCGCTCGACCATCAACATGGCGGCGGCGCTCGAGGCGCTGCCGCCCTGCACCGTCGTACAGCTCACGGGCGTGTACGACGCGGGCACCGCGGAGCGCGGCTCCGTCGAGGCCGTGCGCCGCGCCGCGCAGGTCTCCGGCGGCGACGCCCACCCCATCTACGCGCCCATGCTCCTTCCGGACGCGGCGACGGCCGCCGCGCTGCGGCACCAGACGGGCATCGCCCGCGCCTTCGAGTACTTCGACAAGGTGACCGTCGCCGCGGTGTCCATCGGCTCCTGGGAGCCGGGCATCTCCACGGTGCACGACATGCTCACGGACGAGGAGCGGGCGCACTACGCCTCGCTCGGCGTCGCCGCCGAGATGTCCGCGCACCTCTTCGACGCCGAGGGCCGCAGGGTCGGGCGCGACCTGGGCGAGCGCTGCATCACCGTCGAGGCGGACCGGCTGCGCCGCATCCCGGAGGTCGTCGCGATCGCCGGGGGCCAGCGCAAGGCCGCGGCCATCGACGCGGTGCTCCGCTCCGGGCTCGTGACCAGCCTGGTCACGGACACGGCGGCGGCCGACCACCTCCTGGAGAAGGGTCCGTCCCCCCGGCCCGCGCTCGACCGCGCGGACCCGGACGGGAACTGA
- the rpe gene encoding ribulose-phosphate 3-epimerase, whose amino-acid sequence MAPQINPSILSADFARLAEEAKAVEGADWLHVDVMDNHFVPNLTLGVPVVESLARATDTPLDCHLMMEDPDRWAPQYVEAGAGSVTFHAEAAAAPVRLAREIRAKGARASMALKPATPIEPYEDLLPELDMLLIMTVEPGFGGQAFLDIMLPKIRRTRELIGKHGLDLWLQVDGGVSAATIERCAEAGADVFVAGSAVYGAEDPAEAVRSLRAQAGAATATAGWACGH is encoded by the coding sequence ATGGCCCCGCAGATCAACCCCAGCATCCTGTCCGCCGACTTCGCCCGCCTCGCCGAGGAGGCGAAGGCCGTCGAGGGCGCGGACTGGCTCCATGTCGACGTCATGGACAACCACTTCGTGCCGAACCTCACCCTCGGGGTGCCGGTCGTAGAGTCCCTGGCGCGGGCGACGGACACGCCGCTGGACTGCCATCTGATGATGGAGGACCCGGATCGCTGGGCCCCGCAGTACGTCGAAGCGGGTGCCGGGTCCGTCACCTTCCACGCGGAGGCCGCCGCCGCGCCCGTGCGGCTCGCCCGCGAGATCCGCGCCAAGGGCGCCCGCGCCTCCATGGCGCTGAAGCCCGCGACGCCCATCGAGCCGTACGAGGACCTGCTCCCCGAGCTCGACATGCTGCTGATCATGACCGTCGAGCCCGGCTTCGGGGGCCAGGCCTTCCTCGACATCATGCTCCCCAAGATCCGCCGCACCCGTGAGCTCATCGGCAAGCACGGCCTCGACCTGTGGCTCCAGGTCGACGGCGGGGTCTCGGCCGCCACCATCGAGCGGTGCGCCGAGGCGGGCGCCGACGTCTTCGTCGCCGGGTCCGCCGTGTACGGCGCCGAGGACCCGGCCGAGGCGGTCCGCTCCCTGCGCGCACAGGCGGGGGCCGCTACGGCGACCGCCGGGTGGGCGTGCGGCCACTGA
- a CDS encoding MMPL family transporter, producing MPGTPKARPDQRRQARRGAAWLVCGRRAKWLVLVLWLAALVIAAPFAQKLTDEQDNTTSSWVPRSAESTQVLDVSEEFRPETMPMVVVFAREDDPLTAADRERIDQGVGRIKQLRSHWIRGDETRGPTFDKKGGGAKGGDAHAAQVYVPLTVNNDTYNDLPDAVDDVRDAVGDSADGLDVYVTGPAGIGADFSKAFADIDSTLLLAAGGVVVVALLITYRSPVLLLVPLFSALVSLFTAQALIYLLAEHAGLTVNGQSAGILTVLVFGAGTDYALLLVARYREELRRHEDRHEAMALALHRAGPAVIASSATVVVSMLVLLAAEMNSTRGLGPVAAIGVGVALLVMLSLFPALLVICGRWLFWPKIPRHGSADPAEHGVWARMGRRIARRPRLTWVATSVALAALSLGLLQLRAAGVSNEDAFLDKPNSVTGQEVSAEYFPAGSGDPLVVVADRARAEDVSRVVSGTRGVDPATVAVPPGTKAEHDGKVLYEAVLTDPSDSEAAKDTVERVRNAVHDVPDADAKIGGGTATLLDMDEATIHDDKLVIPLVLVVVLLILALLLRAIVAPLLLIATVVLSFSAALGISALVFRHVFDFPGESTDFPLFVFVFLVALGIDYNIFLTTRVREDAAAHGTRPGVVTALAATGAVITSAGLVLAGTFAVLGTIPMVAFVEVGFSVALGVLLDTFIVRSILVTSVFLDVGPKIWWPHALAKEQAPEQASPTGDASPSDV from the coding sequence ATGCCAGGAACGCCGAAGGCACGGCCCGACCAGCGGCGGCAGGCCCGCCGGGGAGCGGCGTGGCTGGTCTGCGGACGGCGCGCCAAGTGGCTGGTGCTCGTGCTCTGGCTGGCCGCCCTCGTCATCGCGGCGCCGTTCGCCCAGAAGCTCACCGACGAACAGGACAACACCACCTCGTCCTGGGTGCCGCGGTCCGCCGAGTCCACCCAAGTCCTGGACGTGTCCGAGGAGTTCAGGCCCGAGACGATGCCGATGGTCGTCGTGTTCGCGCGCGAGGACGACCCCCTGACGGCCGCGGACCGCGAGCGGATCGACCAGGGCGTCGGCAGGATCAAACAGCTGCGCTCGCACTGGATCCGCGGCGACGAGACCCGCGGCCCGACGTTCGACAAGAAGGGCGGCGGCGCGAAGGGCGGCGACGCCCACGCGGCCCAGGTGTACGTACCGCTCACGGTGAACAACGACACCTACAACGACCTGCCGGACGCCGTCGACGACGTGCGCGACGCGGTGGGCGACAGCGCCGACGGCCTGGACGTCTACGTCACGGGGCCCGCCGGGATCGGCGCGGACTTCTCGAAGGCGTTCGCCGACATCGACTCCACGCTGCTGCTCGCCGCGGGCGGCGTCGTCGTGGTGGCGCTGCTGATCACCTACCGCAGCCCCGTGCTCCTGCTGGTGCCCCTGTTCTCCGCGCTCGTCTCCCTCTTCACCGCCCAGGCGCTGATCTACCTCCTCGCCGAGCACGCGGGCCTGACCGTGAACGGCCAGAGCGCGGGCATCCTCACCGTGCTCGTCTTCGGCGCGGGGACGGACTACGCCCTGCTCCTGGTCGCCCGCTACCGCGAGGAGCTGCGCCGCCACGAGGACCGGCACGAGGCGATGGCCCTCGCCCTGCACCGGGCCGGGCCCGCCGTCATCGCCTCCAGCGCGACCGTCGTCGTGAGCATGCTGGTGCTGCTCGCGGCCGAGATGAACTCCACGCGCGGCCTCGGGCCCGTCGCCGCGATCGGCGTGGGGGTCGCGCTGCTCGTGATGCTGTCGCTGTTCCCCGCCCTCCTTGTGATCTGCGGCCGCTGGCTGTTCTGGCCGAAGATCCCGCGCCACGGCTCCGCCGACCCCGCCGAGCACGGCGTGTGGGCCCGCATGGGCCGCCGCATCGCGCGCCGCCCCCGGCTGACGTGGGTCGCCACCTCCGTGGCACTCGCGGCGCTCTCCCTGGGCCTGCTCCAGCTGCGCGCGGCGGGCGTCAGCAACGAGGACGCCTTCCTCGACAAGCCGAACTCCGTCACCGGCCAGGAGGTGTCGGCGGAGTACTTCCCCGCGGGCAGCGGCGACCCGCTGGTCGTGGTCGCCGACCGGGCCAGGGCCGAGGACGTCAGCCGCGTCGTCAGCGGGACCCGGGGCGTGGACCCGGCGACGGTGGCCGTGCCGCCGGGCACCAAGGCCGAGCACGACGGCAAGGTCCTCTACGAGGCGGTCCTCACGGACCCCTCCGACAGCGAGGCGGCCAAGGACACCGTCGAACGGGTCCGGAACGCCGTCCACGACGTACCCGACGCGGATGCGAAGATCGGCGGCGGCACAGCGACACTCCTCGACATGGACGAGGCCACGATCCACGACGACAAACTGGTCATCCCGCTCGTACTCGTGGTGGTCCTGCTGATCCTCGCCCTGCTGCTCCGGGCGATCGTGGCGCCGCTGCTGCTCATCGCCACCGTGGTGCTTTCCTTCTCCGCGGCCCTCGGCATCAGCGCGCTGGTCTTCCGCCACGTCTTCGACTTCCCCGGCGAGTCGACGGACTTCCCGCTGTTCGTCTTCGTCTTCCTCGTGGCCCTGGGCATCGACTACAACATCTTCCTGACCACCCGCGTCCGCGAGGACGCGGCCGCCCACGGCACCCGCCCCGGCGTCGTGACCGCCCTGGCCGCCACCGGGGCGGTCATCACCTCGGCGGGCCTGGTCCTCGCGGGCACCTTCGCCGTCCTCGGCACGATCCCGATGGTCGCCTTCGTCGAAGTGGGCTTCTCCGTGGCCCTGGGTGTCCTCCTGGACACCTTCATCGTCCGCTCGATCCTGGTCACCAGCGTGTTCCTGGACGTGGGCCCGAAGATCTGGTGGCCGCACGCGCTGGCGAAGGAACAGGCGCCGGAACAAGCGAGCCCCACGGGAGACGCGAGCCCGTCCGACGTGTGA
- a CDS encoding transcription antitermination factor NusB, which translates to MNDQPSRRPRTQGKPGKSGKPGRPHKPYRRPERDPVRILAFEALRAVDERDAYANLVLPPLLRKAREKGDFDARDAALATELVYGTLRRQGTYDAIVAACIDRPLREVDPPVLDVLNLGVHQLLGTRIPTHAAVSASVELARVVLGDGRAKFVNAVLRKVAGDDLDGWLEKVAPPYDDDPEDHLAVVHSHPRWVVSALWDSLGGGRAGIEGLLEADNERPEVTLVARPGRSTATELLDALDSEAALPGRWSPYAVRLAEGGEPGRIEAVRAGRAGVQDEGSQLVARALADVPIEGPDTKWLDGCAGPGGKAALLAGLAAERGAVLLASEKQPHRAGLVGQALAGNPGPYQVIAADGTRPPWRPGTFDRILMDVPCTGLGALRRRPEARWRRRPEDLEGFAPLQRSLLRRALESVRVGGVVGYATCSPHLAETRAVVDDVLKQTGGAELVDARPLFPGVPALGEGPDVQLWPHVHGTDAMYLAVIRRTG; encoded by the coding sequence TTGAACGACCAGCCGAGCCGCCGTCCCCGCACCCAGGGCAAGCCCGGGAAGTCCGGGAAGCCCGGCAGGCCCCACAAGCCCTACCGGCGCCCGGAGCGGGACCCCGTGCGCATCCTCGCCTTCGAGGCGCTGCGGGCCGTGGACGAGCGCGACGCGTACGCGAACCTGGTCCTTCCGCCGCTGCTGCGCAAGGCCCGGGAGAAGGGTGACTTCGACGCGCGGGACGCGGCGCTCGCCACGGAGCTCGTCTACGGCACGCTGCGCCGTCAGGGCACGTACGACGCGATCGTCGCGGCCTGCATCGACCGGCCGCTGCGCGAGGTCGACCCGCCCGTCCTCGACGTGCTGAACCTGGGCGTGCACCAGCTGCTCGGCACCCGCATCCCCACGCACGCCGCCGTGTCCGCGTCCGTGGAGCTGGCGCGCGTGGTCCTCGGCGACGGGCGGGCCAAGTTCGTCAACGCGGTGCTGCGCAAGGTCGCGGGCGACGACCTCGACGGGTGGCTGGAGAAGGTCGCCCCGCCGTACGACGACGACCCCGAGGACCATCTGGCCGTGGTGCATTCGCATCCGCGATGGGTCGTCTCCGCGCTGTGGGACTCGCTCGGCGGCGGCCGGGCGGGCATCGAGGGCCTGCTCGAGGCCGACAACGAACGGCCCGAGGTGACCCTCGTGGCCCGGCCGGGGCGGTCCACGGCCACCGAGCTCCTTGACGCGCTCGACAGCGAGGCCGCGCTGCCGGGCCGCTGGTCGCCGTACGCCGTGCGGCTCGCCGAGGGCGGCGAGCCCGGGCGGATCGAGGCGGTGCGCGCGGGGCGCGCCGGGGTGCAGGACGAAGGCAGCCAGCTCGTCGCCCGCGCGCTCGCGGACGTGCCGATCGAGGGGCCCGACACGAAGTGGCTCGACGGGTGCGCGGGGCCCGGGGGCAAGGCCGCGCTGCTCGCGGGGCTCGCCGCCGAGCGCGGGGCCGTCCTGCTCGCCTCCGAGAAGCAGCCGCACCGGGCCGGGCTCGTGGGCCAGGCCCTCGCGGGCAACCCCGGTCCGTACCAGGTCATCGCCGCCGACGGCACGCGCCCGCCGTGGCGGCCCGGCACCTTCGACCGGATCCTCATGGACGTGCCCTGCACGGGGCTCGGCGCGCTGCGGCGGCGGCCCGAGGCGCGGTGGCGGCGCCGCCCCGAGGACCTGGAGGGGTTCGCGCCGCTCCAGCGGTCGCTGCTGCGCAGGGCGCTGGAGTCCGTGCGCGTGGGCGGTGTCGTGGGGTACGCCACCTGTTCGCCGCACCTCGCGGAGACCCGGGCCGTCGTGGACGACGTGCTCAAGCAGACGGGCGGCGCCGAGCTGGTCGACGCGCGCCCGCTGTTCCCGGGGGTGCCCGCGCTGGGCGAGGGGCCCGACGTACAGCTGTGGCCCCATGTGCACGGTACGGACGCGATGTACTTGGCGGTCATCCGGCGTACGGGGTGA
- the fmt gene encoding methionyl-tRNA formyltransferase gives MKLVFAGTPEVAVPALDALIASGRHEVAAVVTRPDAPAGRGRRLVASPVAERAAEAGIEVLKPAKPRDEEFLARLREIAPDCCPVVAYGALLPKAALDIPARGWVNLHFSLLPAWRGAAPVQHSLMAGDEITGASTFLIEEGLDSGPVYGTVTEEIRPTDTSGDLLTRLAFAGSGLLAATMDGIEDGSLTAVPQPADGVTLAPKITVEDARVDWTAPALRVDRVVRGCTPAPGAWTVFRGERLKLIQAVPAVDRTDLAPGELSVGKKNLYVGTGSYAVELLWVQAQGKKPMAAADWARGVRIAPGETLGAGDVR, from the coding sequence GTGAAGCTGGTCTTCGCAGGCACCCCCGAGGTCGCCGTCCCCGCCCTGGACGCCCTGATCGCCTCCGGCCGGCACGAGGTGGCCGCCGTCGTCACCCGCCCCGACGCCCCGGCGGGCCGGGGCCGCAGGCTGGTCGCGAGCCCGGTCGCCGAGCGCGCGGCGGAGGCCGGGATCGAGGTGCTCAAGCCCGCGAAGCCGCGTGACGAGGAGTTCCTCGCCCGGCTCCGGGAGATCGCTCCGGACTGCTGCCCGGTGGTCGCCTACGGTGCCCTGCTGCCCAAGGCCGCCCTGGACATCCCCGCCCGCGGCTGGGTCAACCTGCACTTCTCGCTGCTTCCCGCCTGGCGCGGCGCGGCCCCCGTGCAGCACTCCCTCATGGCCGGTGACGAGATCACCGGTGCCTCGACCTTCCTGATCGAGGAGGGCCTGGACTCCGGTCCTGTGTACGGCACGGTCACCGAGGAGATTCGGCCCACCGACACCAGCGGCGACCTGCTGACCCGCCTCGCGTTCGCGGGTTCCGGGCTGCTCGCCGCGACCATGGACGGCATCGAGGACGGCAGCCTGACCGCCGTCCCGCAGCCCGCCGACGGCGTCACCCTCGCGCCGAAGATCACGGTCGAGGACGCGCGCGTCGACTGGACGGCCCCCGCCCTGCGCGTGGACCGCGTGGTGCGCGGCTGCACCCCCGCGCCGGGCGCCTGGACCGTCTTCCGCGGCGAGCGCCTCAAGCTGATCCAGGCCGTGCCGGCGGTGGACCGCACCGACCTCGCGCCCGGCGAGCTCTCCGTCGGCAAGAAGAACCTGTACGTCGGCACGGGCTCGTACGCCGTGGAGCTGCTGTGGGTGCAGGCGCAGGGCAAGAAGCCGATGGCCGCCGCCGACTGGGCGCGCGGGGTGCGGATCGCCCCGGGTGAGACCTTGGGCGCGGGCGACGTACGCTGA